The sequence CTTTACACTAGAGAAACACTACATTTTGACTTCAGTACATTTGGTTTTTACTTTTCAGATTAAGATGTTacattaaatgcattaaatttaaatatacaGTCGtgtgaaaaaaagtgtttgccccctcctgatttcctttttttgtatgtttgtcacccTTAAATGtatcagatcatcaaacacatttaaatattagacaaagacaacACAAGTAAACCCAAAAtgtagtttctaaatgaagtGGTATGTATCGCATCTTTGGAAAGTTATGTTCAATTTCTATAGCCACATCCTGCCACACCTGCCACACCTTTTCTTAAACAAGAAATTGCTTAAATAGGACCTGCCTGACGAAATGAAGTAGACTTCAAGATTCTCAAAAGCCAGACGCCATGCTGTGATTCAAGGAAATTTGcaaacaaatgagaaacaaagtaaCTGCGATCTCTCAGTCTGAAAGGGTtgtaaagtcatttttaaagctGTGAGACTCCAGCAAACCACAGTCAGAGCCTCCCAGGAGTGGCAGGCCGACCAAAATTACACTGAGAGCACAGCAACGACTCATccaagaggtcacaaaagaccccAGATCAACATTTGAAGGATTGCAtgcctcacttgcctcagttatAGTCAGTGTTCATGACTCCACTAcgagaaagagactgggcagaTTTCCAACGCTGAAGGAAGATAAAGGCTCGTCTCAGTTTTGCTAGAAAACATCTTGATTATCCCTTCAGATGTTTGGGAAAATACTCTGTGGAAGACAAAATTGtaactttttggaaggtttgtgTCCCATTACATCTGGTATAAAAcgaacatcataccaacagtaaaatatggtggtgtcAGTGTGatgttctgcagctgttttgctgcctcagGACCTGGAAGACTTGCTGTGGTAAATGCAACCATAAATTCTGCTGTCTACCAAAACACCCTGATGGAGAGTGTCCAGCTGTCTGTTCCTGACCTCAAACTGAAGCGCACTTgagttctgcagcaggacattgattcaaaacacaccagcaagttcacctctgaatggcttatgaaaatcaaaatgaaaactttgacttgtggcctagtcaaagtcctgacctgaatccaACTGAGAAgctgtggcatgaccttaaaaatgcAGTTAATGCTCGAAAACCCTCTAAAGTGGCAAAGACGAGTGGCCCAAAATGCACAGTGCTGAAAAACACTCACTGCCAGCTAtgacaaatgcttgattgcagttgttgctgctaagAGTGGCCCAACCAGtcattaggtttagggggcaatcactttttcacgCAGGGCCATGATGGTCTgaatttttccccctctttataataaacatcttcattttcaaacagcattttgtgtttacttgtgttaagAATACTAAACccaaaaaacttttattttgtatttttgaccTTCTTGAAACATCTCACAACCTCATACATTTATTTGCAACTATTAATGAGGgaatagactgtatataaagtaGTTAAAACAGGTTCCAGATTTTCCATTCATTTATAATTATTACTAGCCCTATTATCTTACACTAGATTACATCCACAGCAGAACGAGGGCTTTTAACACATTTATAAGAGTATATTTATCAAATCATTCTCATgcattgctttttttaaatagcagtATCAGGGGTAGTTTTACTGTTTTCCATTTGCACTTTGTCTTCAGTGAAGTATTTGAGTTCTTTTCCCTCTTAAAATCAGGCAGGGATGTTATCAGAAAGAGTCTCGACTTTCCTGTTTGGAGTTAACTGTGCAGCTCCAGCCTAATGCCTGATCCACTTTCATTCATGGCCAGAGACATACTTCAGTCTAGTGTGTTTTCAAAagtctaaaaatgtattaatgtcTCGCGTTAGAGCTGTAGAcactaaaacaaaatgcaatagAACAGTAGCATAAAGGCTGTTTGAGAATTTGTGGCCTGACATCTGTTAGAAGAATTAACTGTCAGCAGTTTAAAAGCTGAAAGTGCAGAACAGACACAGAGTAAACTGTACCGTTCATTGTGTGCGCCTCAGTACACCATGTGCTATTCGGGTTACATTGCCTGGtgtgttctttatttattaCACAAATACAGCTGTATCGTGTCACGGATGATTCACTTGTCTGTCCAGAATGTCTCAGTAAGGAAATAAAAGCGGCACATGTCAGGCAAACACAGCAGAGTTTTTCCAGTCCGAGTACACCAAGAAGCCGGTGAAGCTGCTGTCTGTCTTGGTGCTGGAGTAAAATCCATTGTACTCTGAGAGAGCCATCTGCACCCACACCTGATCGCCGGGGATGAGGTGAAGCAGGGAGCCGCCTGAAAGAGATGCTGGTTTAGGCCAGTTgccataaaactgaaaataagaaGCCACAGCGTGTCCGTTCTTCATCAGGTCGAACTGCAGGCTGGCGCGGTACACCGTGGCGTGGACGGCAAAGTAGTAGACTCCAGGGACTTTGCAGGTGAAGCGTCCCGTCTCTGAGTTGTAGTCGCCTTGTTCATTGATCAGGATGGTGTCAAAGCGGACTGCGTCGCCCACATTCAGGGGCGAGGTTTGGCCCTGAGAGAGTTTGACACTGAAGGCGGATTTAGGAGCCACTGCACACTCGCCCGGCTGCCCCCTTTCCCCCTTTTCTCCAGGGTCACCCCTGTCTCCAGTCAGGCCTCGCATTCCTGTCTCAcctggagaggaggaggaggtgcacAAATATGAGAATCCTGCACCGATTTATCACATGCTCACAAACAAATCCATATAAGTACGTACCTGGGgcccctctctcccctctctcccccttttcCCCAGGAGCAGCATCCCTCCCATCCCTCCCATCTCTCCCTGGCTGACCAGGACTGCCATGAACCCCAGGAGAGCCTGGGATACCAGGGTGGCCAGTACACAGACTGGGGGGGATCTTATTGTCCTCTAACTGGTTGGAAAGATGGACTTGTAGGACGAGGAGGGAGGGGAACAGGGACAAGAGTCTGAGTGAGGTCATTGCAGTCTCAAGGCTGAGAGAAAacgagaaatggaaaaaaaacagatgaacaAGCACAAACAGATCTGTGCACGAGCAACACTGCATTACAGGCAATGGGAAATATTGACCTgactaaacaaaagaaaaccacaactcccactaaaataaaacaaaacattatgaAAATAACAGAGGGATGAAGAGCGCATGTAATTTCTGGAAACTGCAGCATACATAAACACCAAATGGGTGATTTACACACGATTTATGCCcttacagtaaaaatgtattAGTTTTTTCGTCAGACAGGCTCTGACAGAGACTTACAGAAATATGTCAAGTAGATTCAAACAGTCTCATCCTCTACGGAGTGGAAGCTCTCGTTTAAAACTCAACCTAACTGATTGATTGACAGTTTTATATCAgtcacaaaactcaaataacaacaaaacaaattgtaaacagagtaaaagtaaaagacaTCAGGTTTCCATGAATATCTCTATAGAACACGTAATTTACATGCTCCAAACTTATTTCACCCTATCTTCTTCAATAACAATATAATGTAATGACCTTGAATATTATAAACAATAATGCAAAAC comes from Astatotilapia calliptera chromosome 14, fAstCal1.2, whole genome shotgun sequence and encodes:
- the c1qtnf5 gene encoding complement C1q tumor necrosis factor-related protein 5; protein product: MTSLRLLSLFPSLLVLQVHLSNQLEDNKIPPSLCTGHPGIPGSPGVHGSPGQPGRDGRDGRDAAPGEKGERGERGAPGETGMRGLTGDRGDPGEKGERGQPGECAVAPKSAFSVKLSQGQTSPLNVGDAVRFDTILINEQGDYNSETGRFTCKVPGVYYFAVHATVYRASLQFDLMKNGHAVASYFQFYGNWPKPASLSGGSLLHLIPGDQVWVQMALSEYNGFYSSTKTDSSFTGFLVYSDWKNSAVFA